A genomic stretch from Corvus cornix cornix isolate S_Up_H32 chromosome 7, ASM73873v5, whole genome shotgun sequence includes:
- the RAB17 gene encoding ras-related protein Rab-17, which translates to MALTVTPGTSPEGPRPSYMYKVVLLGSMSVGKSSLAYRYVKNDFRELLPTVGCSFFTQTLNLDEATVKFEIWDTAGQEKYQSVCHLYYRDAHAALLVYDIAKKQTFSRAKVWLEELEKKFLPDEIVIALVGNKTDLAAEREVTTEEGEEFARTKGLLFMETSAKSNHQVNDIFMCVVQELLRREKEKASKPSPHGRSTVDLRASGARTRCCRS; encoded by the exons ATGGCACTGACGGTGACACCGGGCACGTCCCCGGAGGGGCCTCGTCCCTCCTACATGTACAAGGTGGTCCTGCTGGGCAGCATGTCCGTGGGGAAGTCCAGCCTGGCCTACAGATACGTGAAAAACGActtcagggagctgctgccaacCGTGGGAT GCTCCTTCTTCACACAGACACTCAACCTGGACGAGGCCACTGTCAAGTTTGAGATCTGGGACACGGCAGGCCAGGAGAAGTACCAGAGTGTCTGTCACCTGTACTACCGGGATGCCCATGCTGCCCTCCTCGTTTATGACATTGCTAAGAAG CAAACATTCAGCAGAGCAAAGGtgtggctggaggagctggaaaagaaattccttCCCGATGAAATTGTGATTGCTTTGGTGGGCAACAAGACAGACCTTGCTGCTGAGCGAGAGGTCACCACCGAG GAGGGGGAAGAGTTTGCACGAACAAAAGGCCTCCTGTTCATGGAGACATCTGCAAAATCCAACCATCAAGTGAATGATATCTTCATGTGCGTAG TCCAAGAGCTcctgaggagggaaaaagagaaggcatCCAAGCCATCCCCACATGGCAGGTCGACCGTCGACCTGAGGGCGAGCGGGGCGAGGACGAGGTGCTGCCGGAGCTGA